The following coding sequences lie in one Candidatus Marinarcus aquaticus genomic window:
- a CDS encoding polyribonucleotide nucleotidyltransferase: protein MSTVCEFELSNKTEVYEFNKVAKQANGSVLAKLGNAVVLATVVSEFDNPVEEDFTPLTVQYLEKTYAAAKVPGGFFKREAKPSEFETLTARVIDRSLRPLFPKGFVYPTTITVMVLSADKDVDIQAMALNAASAALYTSNLPVKKSVAGVRVGRIAGEYVVNPDETSMSESTLDLFVAGSKEELLMIEMKSIASEEMVEIDIEAFTKVHRANEMSEDELVEAISVAQTALKEANETYEVGFESVSKEMAQVELVQFTIDEAIIEYVRENYTENIKQAIKKLAKSERATELKDVAKLISNDEHCVNHSFELADVYEAVSIVKRELVRSMIVNENVRADGRGLKQVRPISIETNILPSAHSSCLFTRGETQALVVGTLADAKSGQMYEKLTEKSTFTENFMVHYNFPGFSVGEAKPMFGVGRRELGHGNLAKKALEATIDSDFSDTIRLVSEILESNGSSSMATVCGGSLALKAAGVPVSSLVAGVAMGMVVEDGKYAVLTDIMGLEDHDGDMDFKVAGSKEGITALQMDIKLGGIELSVLKEALEQAKEGRTHILAIMEEAASEIVPSEALPLIEQFAIDPGKIMAVIGKAGSTIKEIIEKWDVSIDLDRDSGNVKVSGESKDNVLGACEHIKTISNNAPSRKSSKSLDFEKIYKQDEVYTGKVERITDFGAFVALPEGGEGLLHISKISKERVNKVSDVLNVGDSVEIKVLNVKKDRIELASSSL from the coding sequence ATGTCAACCGTATGTGAGTTTGAATTAAGTAATAAAACAGAAGTTTATGAGTTTAATAAGGTCGCAAAACAAGCCAATGGTTCTGTTTTAGCAAAATTAGGAAATGCTGTCGTATTAGCTACAGTGGTAAGTGAATTTGATAATCCAGTAGAAGAGGATTTTACTCCTTTAACGGTGCAATATTTAGAAAAAACATACGCTGCAGCAAAAGTACCGGGTGGATTTTTTAAACGTGAAGCAAAACCAAGTGAGTTTGAAACACTCACTGCGCGTGTGATTGACAGAAGTTTACGACCACTTTTCCCTAAAGGATTTGTTTATCCTACAACCATTACGGTAATGGTTTTAAGTGCAGATAAAGATGTTGATATTCAAGCCATGGCATTAAATGCAGCATCTGCAGCTTTATATACTTCTAATTTACCAGTTAAAAAATCAGTTGCAGGTGTTCGAGTAGGGCGTATTGCTGGTGAGTATGTTGTTAACCCTGATGAGACTTCAATGAGTGAATCTACTTTAGATCTTTTTGTTGCAGGAAGCAAAGAAGAGCTTTTAATGATTGAGATGAAATCAATTGCATCAGAAGAGATGGTTGAAATCGATATTGAAGCATTTACAAAAGTGCACAGAGCCAATGAGATGAGTGAAGATGAATTGGTTGAAGCCATTTCTGTGGCACAAACTGCATTAAAAGAAGCCAATGAGACCTATGAAGTTGGTTTTGAATCAGTTTCTAAAGAGATGGCTCAAGTTGAGTTGGTTCAGTTTACAATTGATGAAGCAATCATTGAATATGTCAGAGAAAACTATACTGAAAACATTAAACAAGCGATTAAAAAACTGGCAAAAAGTGAGCGAGCAACTGAGTTAAAAGATGTGGCTAAATTGATTTCAAATGATGAGCATTGCGTGAATCACTCTTTTGAATTAGCTGATGTGTATGAAGCGGTTTCAATTGTTAAAAGAGAGTTGGTACGAAGCATGATTGTTAATGAAAATGTACGTGCTGATGGAAGAGGGCTTAAGCAAGTTCGACCTATTAGTATTGAAACCAATATTTTACCTTCCGCACACTCTTCGTGTCTTTTTACGCGTGGTGAAACACAAGCACTGGTTGTAGGAACATTGGCCGATGCAAAAAGTGGGCAAATGTATGAAAAATTAACAGAAAAATCAACATTCACTGAAAATTTTATGGTGCACTACAACTTCCCAGGTTTTTCTGTGGGTGAAGCCAAACCAATGTTTGGAGTAGGAAGAAGAGAGTTGGGACATGGTAATTTAGCTAAAAAAGCATTGGAAGCGACGATTGACTCAGATTTTTCAGATACCATTCGATTGGTTTCAGAGATTTTAGAATCTAATGGATCTTCGTCTATGGCGACCGTATGCGGTGGTTCCTTGGCACTTAAAGCCGCAGGCGTTCCTGTTTCAAGTCTGGTTGCAGGTGTTGCCATGGGAATGGTCGTAGAAGATGGAAAATATGCGGTTTTAACTGATATCATGGGCTTAGAAGATCATGATGGAGACATGGATTTTAAAGTTGCTGGTTCAAAAGAGGGGATTACAGCACTTCAAATGGACATTAAACTCGGAGGTATTGAACTATCTGTTTTAAAAGAGGCACTCGAACAAGCAAAAGAGGGACGAACTCATATTTTAGCTATCATGGAAGAGGCTGCTTCAGAGATTGTGCCAAGTGAAGCGTTACCTCTTATTGAACAGTTTGCCATTGATCCAGGTAAGATCATGGCGGTTATTGGAAAAGCAGGTTCAACAATCAAAGAGATCATTGAAAAATGGGATGTATCAATTGATTTAGACCGAGACAGCGGAAATGTAAAAGTCAGTGGAGAGAGTAAAGATAACGTTTTAGGTGCGTGCGAACATATCAAAACAATTTCCAACAATGCACCCTCACGAAAAAGTTCTAAAAGTTTAGATTTTGAAAAAATATATAAACAAGATGAAGTGTATACTGGAAAAGTAGAGAGAATTACCGATTTTGGTGCATTTGTTGCACTGCCTGAAGGTGGAGAAGGATTACTTCATATCTCTAAGATTTCTAAAGAGAGAGTCAATAAAGTAAGTGATGTTTTAAACGTCGGTGACAGCGTTGAAATCAAAGTTTTAAATGTTAAAAAAGACAGAATAGAACTGGCTTCATCAAGTTTATAA
- a CDS encoding response regulator codes for MSKLLIVDDSTMLRDMLNYALNEGGYSDVTEAIDGKDGLEKAKATQYDLIITDVNMPNMDGITLIAELRKLPQYGSKPILVLTTERSDEMKVKGKAAGATGWIVKPFVPDQLLKAVNIVLSR; via the coding sequence ATGTCAAAGCTTTTGATCGTTGATGATTCAACTATGTTAAGGGACATGTTAAATTACGCGTTAAATGAAGGCGGTTACAGCGATGTGACTGAGGCAATTGATGGTAAAGATGGTTTAGAAAAGGCGAAAGCCACACAATATGATTTAATCATTACAGACGTTAATATGCCGAATATGGATGGAATCACTTTGATTGCAGAGCTTCGAAAATTACCTCAGTACGGTTCAAAACCTATTTTAGTTTTAACAACTGAAAGAAGTGATGAAATGAAAGTAAAAGGTAAAGCGGCAGGAGCTACGGGATGGATTGTTAAACCGTTTGTTCCCGATCAGTTATTAAAAGCGGTTAATATCGTATTGAGTCGTTAA
- a CDS encoding chemotaxis protein CheA produces MSSFDISKYREMFLEEAVELFESANNVLLEAESNGSLTEDEMGQLFRDVHTLKGSGASVELALFAEFTHDVENMMDKLRNHQIEFQVEMVDTLIDALDVMKELLELEVAEELTRETFTEMTEGLLSDIRNYINGGGAPVEESATPEVAEASMMDESEETAPASAGGSFQSETYGFFDEAGASSSTNDFDGEAYFESQPYGFFDESFLEDENSNFGFFDEELQNSAFGRKEAKRVQQEQTDGSGFFDGVGPVDPNAKIERLNATIKEKAAQQASAPAEKPTAGAPAGAAARKRPERNADKKPAAATTNNIRVNLDKIDLLMNNVGDLVITNAMLTQFTTTIEDTKTRVSVLERLELLERHIRDMQDSIMSIRMVPMESIYSKFPKVVRDISKKLGKKVEFKHFGDNVEIDKAMIEGLTDPLMHIIRNSLDHGLETPDERTASGKDETGAIIISAEQANGQMIITIEDNGRGINSEKVAQKALENGQIDDNQFASMTENDKAMLIFGAGVTTAEQITDISGRGVGMDVVKTNIQKLGGAIKLDTELGRGTTITIVLPLTLAILDGLDIAVGEHKYILPLSSIVESLQPTEDMIKKIGDGTQDLLMLREEFIPVVKVHQLFGIEPKYHDIEDGMLIVVKSGNMKVALFIDEFLHQHQVVVKPLDKNYRSVEGIGAATVRGDGSIGLILDILGIINAQKKVERSTIEAAAKAS; encoded by the coding sequence ATGTCTAGTTTTGATATTTCTAAATATAGAGAGATGTTTTTAGAAGAAGCCGTTGAACTTTTTGAGTCTGCAAATAATGTTTTACTTGAGGCTGAGAGTAATGGGTCTTTAACTGAAGATGAAATGGGACAACTCTTTAGAGATGTTCATACTTTAAAAGGAAGTGGTGCTTCTGTTGAATTAGCACTTTTTGCTGAGTTTACTCATGATGTTGAAAACATGATGGATAAACTGAGAAACCATCAAATCGAATTCCAAGTTGAGATGGTGGATACATTAATTGATGCACTGGATGTTATGAAGGAACTTCTTGAATTAGAAGTTGCTGAAGAGTTGACTCGAGAGACTTTTACAGAGATGACCGAAGGGCTTTTATCAGATATTCGAAATTATATAAATGGTGGGGGTGCTCCTGTTGAAGAGAGTGCCACACCAGAAGTTGCTGAAGCATCAATGATGGATGAATCAGAGGAAACAGCACCTGCCTCTGCTGGTGGTTCTTTTCAATCTGAAACGTATGGATTTTTTGATGAAGCTGGAGCTTCATCTTCAACAAATGATTTTGATGGAGAAGCATACTTTGAATCTCAACCTTATGGCTTTTTCGATGAAAGCTTCTTAGAAGATGAAAACAGCAACTTTGGATTCTTTGATGAAGAGTTACAAAACTCTGCATTTGGACGAAAAGAGGCGAAACGTGTTCAACAAGAGCAAACAGATGGTTCTGGATTTTTTGATGGAGTAGGGCCAGTGGATCCAAATGCAAAAATTGAAAGACTCAATGCAACCATTAAAGAAAAAGCAGCACAACAAGCCAGTGCCCCAGCAGAAAAACCTACTGCAGGAGCACCTGCTGGAGCGGCTGCAAGAAAACGACCAGAAAGAAATGCAGACAAAAAACCAGCAGCAGCTACAACTAATAATATTCGTGTAAACCTAGATAAAATTGACTTACTGATGAACAATGTAGGAGACTTGGTTATCACAAATGCAATGTTAACGCAGTTTACAACAACCATTGAAGATACAAAAACTCGAGTTTCTGTTCTTGAAAGATTGGAACTGTTAGAACGACATATTCGAGACATGCAAGACTCTATTATGAGTATTCGAATGGTACCAATGGAGTCTATTTACTCTAAATTCCCAAAAGTTGTTCGAGATATCTCTAAAAAACTGGGTAAAAAAGTTGAATTTAAACATTTCGGTGATAATGTTGAGATTGATAAAGCTATGATTGAAGGGTTAACAGACCCATTAATGCACATTATTAGAAACTCACTTGATCACGGGCTTGAAACTCCAGATGAAAGAACAGCCAGTGGAAAAGATGAAACGGGTGCAATCATCATCAGTGCTGAACAAGCTAACGGACAAATGATTATCACCATTGAAGATAATGGTCGAGGAATCAACTCTGAAAAAGTAGCACAAAAAGCGCTTGAAAATGGACAAATCGATGACAATCAGTTTGCTTCTATGACTGAAAATGATAAAGCAATGCTTATTTTTGGTGCAGGAGTGACGACAGCTGAACAAATTACTGATATCTCAGGTCGAGGTGTTGGTATGGACGTTGTAAAAACAAACATCCAAAAACTGGGTGGTGCAATCAAACTTGATACAGAGTTAGGTCGAGGAACAACCATTACAATTGTGTTACCATTAACTCTTGCAATTCTTGATGGTCTTGATATTGCAGTAGGTGAACATAAATATATTTTACCATTGAGTTCAATTGTTGAATCACTTCAACCTACAGAAGATATGATTAAGAAAATTGGTGATGGAACACAAGATCTTCTTATGTTGCGAGAGGAATTTATTCCTGTGGTGAAAGTACATCAACTCTTTGGAATTGAACCAAAATACCATGATATTGAAGATGGTATGTTGATTGTTGTTAAATCAGGAAATATGAAAGTTGCTCTGTTTATTGATGAATTCTTACATCAACATCAAGTGGTTGTTAAACCATTGGATAAAAACTACAGAAGTGTTGAAGGAATTGGTGCTGCAACTGTACGTGGAGATGGAAGTATTGGTCTTATTTTAGATATTTTAGGAATCATTAACGCACAAAAAAAAGTGGAAAGAAGTACGATAGAGGCAGCAGCTAAGGCTTCATAA
- a CDS encoding CheR family methyltransferase produces MDKTLALNEKVKKLLYGLTGITLSNNKDIMISNRLYKLQRDTKFVGTIDDLLDQIEEGEYINEFINSFTTNKTHFFREDFHFIDLKQRVIPEFLEKNGSGAELKMYCSASSTGEEPYSMAMTVKEAEEELNRTIKSSIIATDIDTNVLQYAADGIYRFSKSAKEFPDWVKPQKYFKRRVVQNIGNEEVLIKVKDELKRMISFQKMNLNDASYPFKDNQFDVIFCRNVLIYFSAEDQNLILKKLFRHLKIGGTLYIGHSENPHDLIHYVQKAGQNTFVKIKEI; encoded by the coding sequence ATGGATAAAACATTAGCTTTAAATGAAAAAGTTAAGAAGTTATTATATGGTTTGACAGGAATCACACTTTCAAACAATAAAGACATAATGATTTCTAACCGGTTGTATAAATTACAACGAGATACCAAATTTGTAGGTACCATTGATGATTTATTGGATCAAATAGAAGAGGGTGAGTATATTAATGAATTTATTAACTCATTTACAACCAATAAAACACATTTTTTCAGAGAAGATTTTCATTTTATCGATTTAAAACAGAGAGTTATTCCTGAGTTTTTAGAGAAAAATGGTTCTGGAGCAGAACTTAAAATGTACTGCTCGGCCTCTTCTACAGGAGAAGAACCATATTCAATGGCCATGACTGTTAAAGAAGCAGAAGAAGAATTGAATCGAACGATTAAATCTTCCATTATTGCAACAGATATTGATACCAATGTTTTACAATATGCAGCTGATGGTATTTATCGGTTTTCAAAAAGTGCGAAAGAGTTTCCTGATTGGGTTAAACCACAAAAATATTTTAAACGACGTGTGGTTCAAAATATTGGGAATGAAGAAGTTTTAATAAAAGTAAAAGATGAATTGAAACGTATGATTTCTTTTCAAAAAATGAATTTAAATGATGCTTCATATCCCTTTAAAGATAATCAATTTGATGTTATTTTTTGCCGAAATGTGTTGATTTATTTTTCCGCAGAAGATCAAAATTTGATTTTAAAAAAGTTGTTCAGACACCTTAAAATAGGGGGTACACTCTATATTGGACACTCTGAAAATCCTCATGACTTAATACATTATGTTCAAAAAGCTGGGCAAAATACATTTGTAAAGATAAAGGAAATTTAG
- a CDS encoding chemotaxis protein CheD: MIIIGHKDGSIEKASNSRFTQKIKGYNAHTVIGGEFAVGLDDDEVAFKTLLGSCVAVMFYDKVKKIKAMNHFLLPTTSNSNEDMKYGLYSVEAMLNEMYKLGCRKENMTAKISGGADIMQLNMSAIASIGHRNVEFAKDFCKAEGFKIVSEHTRGERGRLILLTTDFQTFIKVTEKSDTNAKILGEERLLQKEITREPVLKEYVGGVDLFDKKSKEVEPQMEIELF, encoded by the coding sequence TTGATTATTATTGGACATAAAGACGGTAGTATCGAAAAAGCATCAAATTCACGTTTTACTCAAAAAATCAAAGGTTATAATGCACACACTGTTATTGGTGGTGAATTTGCTGTTGGTTTGGACGATGATGAAGTCGCTTTTAAGACACTGCTTGGGTCATGTGTAGCTGTTATGTTTTATGATAAAGTCAAAAAAATTAAAGCCATGAACCATTTTTTGCTTCCAACGACTTCAAACTCTAATGAGGATATGAAGTATGGCCTTTATTCAGTTGAGGCCATGCTCAATGAGATGTATAAATTAGGTTGCAGAAAAGAGAATATGACGGCTAAAATTTCAGGTGGTGCAGATATTATGCAACTGAATATGTCGGCTATTGCTTCAATAGGTCATCGTAATGTTGAGTTTGCAAAAGATTTTTGTAAAGCAGAAGGTTTTAAGATTGTATCTGAACACACACGAGGTGAAAGAGGGCGATTGATTCTTTTAACTACTGATTTTCAAACATTTATTAAAGTAACAGAAAAATCTGATACTAACGCGAAAATCCTTGGTGAAGAGCGATTGCTTCAAAAAGAGATCACGAGAGAGCCTGTGCTTAAAGAGTATGTTGGTGGTGTTGACTTATTTGATAAAAAATCAAAAGAAGTTGAACCTCAAATGGAAATTGAACTTTTTTAA
- a CDS encoding protein-glutamate methylesterase/protein-glutamine glutaminase, whose translation MYTVIVIDDSASMRRILKDMINSIDEFEVIEEAVDAFDAREKIKKYEPDLVTIDINMPKMDGVVFLRNLMRLHAMPAVVISGESVRGNDIFDDGAVGFIPKPETGESMISFGKRIKETLLNLTFLLKRYTLKKPKPQVEIKRKSAGNEDKYGVEKRIHPDEVLVKRPCTFPGRKIIAIGSSTGGVEALIKVFSKLRANLPPIVITQHIPYGFSNSFAQRLNNTSEIEVCEAKDGMILQSSHAYLAPGNMHMSVIRSGQNYKIQLLDTVRVSRHKPSVDILFRSVNNEIGGGAMAVMMTGMGDDGSIGMKELYDNGAYTIAQDEASCVVFGMPAKAIEAGAVKDVVSLDEIADYIIEFSQGKRR comes from the coding sequence ATGTATACCGTAATTGTCATTGATGATTCTGCTTCTATGAGAAGAATTTTAAAAGATATGATAAACAGTATTGATGAATTTGAAGTCATCGAAGAGGCTGTGGATGCATTTGATGCTCGGGAAAAAATTAAAAAGTATGAACCTGACTTAGTAACCATTGATATAAACATGCCCAAAATGGATGGCGTGGTTTTTCTACGTAACCTTATGAGACTTCATGCAATGCCTGCTGTGGTTATTTCAGGTGAAAGTGTTCGTGGGAATGATATTTTTGATGATGGTGCGGTGGGATTTATTCCAAAACCTGAAACCGGTGAATCCATGATCTCATTTGGTAAACGTATTAAAGAGACACTTCTTAACTTAACATTTTTATTGAAACGTTATACACTGAAAAAACCAAAACCTCAAGTTGAAATTAAAAGAAAAAGTGCAGGTAATGAAGATAAGTATGGCGTTGAAAAACGTATTCACCCCGATGAAGTCTTGGTAAAACGTCCTTGTACTTTTCCTGGAAGAAAAATCATTGCAATTGGTTCATCAACGGGTGGAGTTGAAGCATTAATCAAAGTATTTTCAAAGTTAAGAGCCAATCTTCCCCCTATCGTGATCACACAACATATTCCGTATGGTTTTTCTAACTCATTTGCACAAAGGTTAAACAACACTTCTGAAATAGAGGTGTGTGAGGCAAAAGATGGAATGATATTACAAAGTTCACATGCCTATTTAGCACCTGGAAATATGCATATGAGTGTTATTCGATCGGGACAAAATTATAAGATACAACTGCTTGATACGGTACGAGTGAGTCGTCATAAACCAAGTGTGGATATTCTTTTTAGAAGTGTAAATAATGAAATAGGAGGAGGTGCCATGGCCGTTATGATGACGGGTATGGGAGATGATGGTTCCATTGGTATGAAAGAGTTGTATGATAATGGTGCTTATACCATTGCACAAGATGAAGCCAGTTGCGTTGTGTTTGGAATGCCTGCAAAAGCTATAGAAGCGGGTGCAGTGAAAGATGTTGTTTCCTTGGATGAAATTGCAGATTATATCATCGAGTTTTCACAAGGAAAACGTCGATAA
- a CDS encoding tyrosine-type recombinase/integrase, with product MRYPLDFHNNFNKTLLFWMERFVKLKLTTLSNRNVQDKTEFNTIIQRLNKGVQNIDELKSLCKEARQCGLIGINTYINPLEKLYEQLVSLGFASMKEIDEETLIDFLATYTSGLSDATKKNYRMALLSLFKYIDKQNEDDDGKSHVYRIELKNFAGLGGSKGQKLPTYMHDEEIERFLQAIETTSFKDYAQAKNRLLIKTILYTGMRVSEALDIQIKDIVQEDGFHIFRISGKGNKQRIAMIKSHYIQKDLNEWLEYKPSTPLLFCSRTGKRLSQPYVSYIMDKILLQAGIRKEKNGAHMLRHTFATRLYQKNHDLILVQEALGHADLNTSRIYTHFDKERLKAATSVMDDFK from the coding sequence GTTAAATTGAAACTGACCACACTTTCGAATCGTAATGTTCAAGACAAAACTGAATTCAATACTATTATTCAGCGTTTAAATAAAGGTGTTCAAAATATTGATGAACTCAAATCACTTTGCAAAGAAGCCAGACAGTGTGGACTTATTGGAATCAACACCTACATCAATCCTTTAGAAAAACTCTATGAACAGTTGGTATCTTTAGGGTTTGCTTCAATGAAAGAGATTGATGAGGAAACTCTAATCGATTTTTTAGCCACGTATACCTCTGGTTTATCCGATGCCACTAAAAAAAACTACAGAATGGCTCTATTATCGCTGTTTAAGTACATCGATAAACAAAATGAAGATGATGATGGAAAATCGCATGTATATAGGATTGAGCTTAAAAACTTTGCTGGTTTGGGTGGTTCTAAAGGACAAAAACTTCCTACATATATGCATGATGAAGAGATTGAACGTTTTTTACAAGCGATTGAAACAACATCATTTAAAGATTATGCCCAAGCAAAAAATCGACTGCTTATTAAAACCATCCTTTATACAGGGATGCGTGTAAGTGAGGCTTTAGATATTCAAATCAAAGATATTGTACAAGAAGATGGTTTTCATATTTTTAGAATCAGTGGAAAAGGGAATAAACAACGCATTGCAATGATAAAGAGTCACTACATACAAAAAGATTTAAATGAGTGGTTGGAGTATAAACCATCGACTCCCCTACTTTTCTGCTCTCGTACAGGAAAACGCCTCTCTCAACCATATGTATCTTACATCATGGATAAAATCCTACTTCAAGCAGGTATACGTAAAGAGAAAAATGGTGCACATATGCTAAGACACACATTTGCAACAAGGCTTTATCAAAAAAATCATGATTTGATTTTAGTGCAAGAAGCTTTAGGACATGCTGATTTAAACACTTCAAGAATTTATACACACTTTGATAAAGAGAGACTCAAAGCGGCCACATCCGTGATGGATGATTTTAAGTAG